The Electrophorus electricus isolate fEleEle1 chromosome 8, fEleEle1.pri, whole genome shotgun sequence genome contains the following window.
TTGAACAAACCATGTCTCCCCACTTCTTATATGAAAGGACcaattgagattgctcatggaagaagtcacatgagcaaaggggggggatagtggagagtataacgagacattggtatgcaccgggaataaacacacatacccaaaaaattttgttcccgatgcttggtatgtgcacaaaacacaccacacggagacaatcataccaaacacgcacccgccggacacccgccgcccagtgagccatttcaacattggcaaatagattttgtagaactaacaccaGCCAAAGGGAAGAggtacatacatgtgtgtatatgtgtgtttagtaagtgggtggaggccttcccaacagggaaacaagatagtgatgcagtagcaaaagcgctacTGAGAGAAATAATTCCCAGATGGGGGTTGCCacaacgagtgtccagtgacaatgggACACCCTTCGTACATGAAGGGCTAAAGGCtctgactaaatacctaggggtggatatgagaaaacactgcagttatcaccctgctagtgcaggggcagtagaacggGCAAATGGTACCATTAAAGGGGGTCTAGCTAAATTaatgcaggaaacaggcatgaattgggtaaaatgccttcccctcgtcctgtggcaatgtcAAACCAGGTCGCAGGCACGAACAGGCTTATCAGCTTTTGAGagtgtttggacggcctcccaacacgGGGATAGGTCCGCCCGACTGGGATACTAAACTGATCAATGAATcgcttttgcagtattgtgtgtctctgcacaaatctctttTCCATGTGTCTAAGCAGCTGAAGGCAGTCCTTCCTGAGGTGACGGACAATCCCCTCCATACACATCAGCCAGGCGATTGGGTGCTGATTAAGGACTTCAGGAGGAAGCGGTGGAGCCaacccaggtggagaggaccattccaagtACTACTGACGACACAAAACCGCATGGCCTTGGACATGCTCCTCGCTAAGGAAGGGGGAGTGTGCTCGATGATAGGCGACCATTGTTGCACGTACATACCGCCCAGTGATGCACCTGGAGGTAATATCTCCATGGCCTTGGACCACATGAGTAAGATTGCTGACCAACTTCGTGCTGAAGAAGCCGGAGTGAGACCTTGGGACTGGAAACGGGGATCTCTATTCTCAATGTGGAAAAGTATTGTAATTATGATTCTCCCATCCATTTTACTACTTGCCTTGATTATATGTTGTGGACCCTTGTTATGTCAATGTATGCTTAGTACTATTCGCATGAATATGGATACCAGATACCAACTTATTCAGGTCACTAAAGAGGACCTGGATGAGGATAACACCCTGTACCTGCACACTGTATTCTCTGATAATTAACAAATGATTGTataagaatcaaaggggggaaatgtgatggaaaatgatacgaaactatgtattatgtgattcatataaaatcacactgatccttttgctcgtaaattaataatgctgtttgcacatttgtatccgcctgttgctgattaagttgaacatgtatcaggaactgttaacatcaaggtcaacttgacacacaacccacactgtttggagtcagtttgggttggtttgtggaaaaaaccaagccgagagctgattggcttatagccacagcaacaaaggaaagaagagctgcttaagaaaagatgattggttaaagacagcacaggagtagtataactagccacggttttgtatactcggggctccctacctgaggagagccaaacatttattttattctttttcttattaaattactctcttaatcacgtctgacttgctgtttgttcaaaattccataACAAAAGgaagtgtattcaaatgaaATTTTGACAAACTTCTAACCCCAACACGCACACCAAATATTTTTACCACcctgttttgtcatttcatttcactatCGGTTCAAAGGCATCTTTTCttcttattaatgaaaatagCACATGAAATTAGAACAGCTAAAGAATTGGCTTCCTgagacttttaaaaagtgttgaaCAGATGTTAAGGAGCATTTTAAATACAGAGCATTCTTATTACCCGCAATGCAGTGTGTTAAGCATTTGGATGGTCAACCCTCAGTGAGGAGTCCGGTTTCATCTTTGTGAACCTCAGGTGCCTGGAGAGAAGTCCTGAGTTGCACACAGGACACTGAGTCAGCAAGCACTCAGAAGTGCTCCAGCTTATTGTCACACAGAGCTTAGAATATATAGACAGcatgagtgacaaaaaagaggaaaaatgtaGTTTTGGCAGACAACAAACATAGAAAACCTGCTTGACAACATTATAAAGTAACTAAAATGTCTATAGAATCTCTGCTTGGCAACAGAGCAAagataaatgatttaaaaatagctattatactgtttttaaatggaaccatTTGTCAGAGGATATTTGAAGATCCTGACAATGGTGTGCAGCCTAGCATTGAAAGGTCATGGAAATACCAACCTGTTCATTGTACAGTTGTGGCGTCCTCCAGTGTTGTTAATTGATGTGATGTTGGTTAAGTAACAGGTGGCTCGCCAGTTCACAGCTACCAGAGGGAGGCCACAAGCCGGGAGCTAATCAGGGTTTGTTAGCCGGATCTCCTTCAGGTGGCATCACCCTACATAACAGCTTCACAAAGGCCCCTCTTAGAAAAGTCTTGTTGTGACATACGTATGTTACATCTGTCAGGGTGCCTCACCCCTGATCAACCTGACAGTCACAGGTTACATATTGAAATTGTGATTGGTGGGTTGTGGGATTGGTGGGTTGTGGGAGTTGTGCATGCAGACAAAACCACACCGAGGCACATGGTGCATTGCATTGCTCCTCCATGTTTTCCTCAGTGTCGGTTGGCAGTTGGTTTATGGGGCAGAGTTGGTGGCTCTTAATGAGGGTACAACCTAATCAGAGTGTGCCAAACAGCTAGCAGGGGGCCTGGTTGGCTCAAATGGTCTTCCCATCAAAACTTCGAAAGGGGCCACTTTTGTGGTTGCACTAGGAGTCATATGCATTTCACATAGAACTGCAGCTAGCAGTTTTTTGATCATGTAGTGTGTTCATTCCACTATGCCTGACGACCGAGGGTAATAGCAGATGTGAAACTTTGATGCTCAGATATTTACAGAGCTGATGAGTCatgcaaaacatcaaagcatTCAAACAGGCAACGTTCAGGAtggtagagaaaaacagaagatgTATTTATTGACACCAGTATGGTTTACAACAAAGGGGTTGCCTCGAGAACAACTGCAGACCTTACATTTGGGATCTTATTTTACCCTTCTTGATCCCCCCCGACCAAAGTAGAGTGTCACCCTCCAAGGACGCCATTTCTTATTGTCTTATGTCTCAGTGAAATGTTGTCTCTCCAGTCTTAGCCCTCCATTACTTTTTCACACTTATCTGTACCATCTTTGCATTAGAAAAATCATCGTTGTGTGTTAATATCTGCTTTGGTCATTATTTATATTCCAGCATTCAGCCCATATGTGTCATTTCGCCCGATTCCTCCTCACAGTACAgcacccagcaggctgtttgtCACCCAACCCAGGACTCCACCAATCATGAACTTCACGTCAGATCGTCATTACCGGAATATTGAACTCCCCTGTGTACTTGattatttaagcctgtctcGAACATTAGGacactgtgaagtattgcctctagagTCCTATGCATACCGAACGTTctttggattgtttttctgtgtaccGACCCTTGACTTTCTAACAATGTTATGGCCATCTGGTGGTGCTACCACTGCAGTAGGACTACAAGTTCAAATGTAGCCAGTTGTGCTGTTTTGAGTCTGGGCCTACACTGCACTATGTAGTACTGTGcacagtggcttggtggttagcatgtctGCGTTTCAGAATTGGTGTCTCAGGAGTTTCTGCATGTCTGCGTAGGTTTCCTCTTTGTTTCCTGGGTGCTTTCTCCCACAcgccaaaaacatggaggttaggttgattggttACTCTAGAATGTCCTGGTGTTAATGACTGCGAActcagtggtggatggtgctctgtcctgggtgttgtcctctcgcTCCCCTTCCTGTACATGATGCAGTCCTCCGGGTGGCTGTGGTTTCCAGTTGACTGAAGATTGGGCACAATTGACTGCCGATTGCTCTTGTGTactgagaaaggcgctatataaggGTAAAGTCATATCATAGAAAACTCTAGCAATAAATAGActtgaaacaaaaaaacttgTGTGTGACCACTGCTCCACCACAGCAGTGCAGAAACAGTTGCTGTTTCTGGTCTAAAATGGGCTTTAGACTCTGATCTGGTGGACGCCCACTGCGTGAAACCTTGAGAAATGAAACCACAACAGACGTCAGACACCTTGATCTCTCAGACCAGAACAGACACACTTTATTCTGGGGCATTCACAAGATGCTTTGAGATCATCGTTAAACATGGGCGTCCAAACCACAAAAATTAAACATACCATTTTGCgttttatatataacaaatgaCGTTTAGACTATATTTGTCTAATGAGCTAGCACTGACACTGAAGCGTAGATTTTACCAGATTAAAGCCAGAGCCCTTTTTAGACCATAAGCAGCAACTGTTTCTGCACTGTTGGGGTGAAGCAGTGATCACAtacagtttttctgttttgtttcgAGTCTATTTATTGCTAGAAATTATGATTTTAGccttatatagtgcctttctcagtaCCCAGGAatgctttacaatcaacacactgCACCATGTTTTTATATCCTGTCAACACAATCAGCAGTCAATTGTGTACAGCATACTCTCAactggaaaccacagccccctgggggactgcatcGTGTgcaggaagggaagagagaagatAACACCCAAGACaaagcaccatccaccactgagCATGCAGTCATTAACACCTGGACAATCCAGAGTAACTTGCGTATCTTGAATATGGTTTCACAGAAGCAGTCGTTTGGtcagtgtgggtgtttgtatCATGAAGCATCGTGTCacagaacaggaaatgacagcAAGAGTTCTCagcagtcagaggatgatgtaGCACCATGTGTGTTCAGGGAAGTCTAAAAAGAACCGCTaatgataaaatgaaaagaagaaataaGAGCTCTGGCCAAGTTCATTTGTTCTCAGTTCCTCTCTGCTGGGTGGACATTAGGGTCAGGTGGACTGAAGTACTGCTGAGAGACtgctggagtcagtgtgtgtccacagtggtaGTGGAGTTCTGGGTGTagagttgtcagtgtgtgctgggaggtcaGTGGTGTTTCCATAGTGACAATGCTGCTGAGTTTGTGTCTTCTCTTCACTAAAGGTGAGTGTGAAATTCTCTTTTAATGCTGAATTCcattaaattgtacatttatttgttaatataaaatgttatttaagcaAGCTGACTTTCTCAGGTAGAActggaaaaatattttgcttaaaaaataattattaaatatttctgcatatctTATGATTCCATCTTATGAAGTCTGTGTACTTTTTAATatagttaaaatataattgtccTATATTTCCTGGTATACGTTTCTATAGGCTACACTGTAGTAAAGAGTAGAAGACAATTACATGTTCTTGCTTTAGTACGTCTTTGTCtccatgtgcttttgtatgttttagtTCGTAGCTCCTCCCCTGCTCTGCCCCTTGACATGTGTCTCATGTGAGTTTTTTCTCTTACCCCTCCCAGTAATTGTTCCCAGATATTCCCTGTTTGTCTCCTGCTGTATAAATACACTAATGCTAATGTCTGCAGTCATGGTAGTGTATGACCCTTATTTCATGTAAATACTTGTGTCATGAAATAACTCAGCTCAGTGAATACATCAAATATAACATCCAGGCTCCACTTTTACAGCAGTGTTCTTAATCTATTAGTGGTGTGAGAAAAATATGGTTTGTGGACTAAATTGTTGTAGAAAAGTATTAGATATgtgtatgcattttaatgtgGTCTGAGAGCTCAGGATGTCTGACGTCTGCTGCGGTTTCATTTCTCACAGTTCCAACCAGTGGGCAGTGGGTACCAGATCAGAGTCTAAAGCCCATTTTAGACCAGAAGTGACAACCGTGTTGCTTCTGTCCCTCTGCAGCTGAACTGtggtcacacactcacaagctcaGATTCCTTCTAGTCTATTTCTTGCCTTATGCCATGACAGGCTTATCAGTGGTTTCTAGCTAGAAATAGTACAAAATACTACTTTTATTCGGTAAAGTGTAGTTTAATAATCAAAACAGCACAACTCTGACTGCTGGGTCTATTCTAACGTGAAATTGGGATAAAGGATGATGTTTTAAACAAAGACTAAAACTAGAACTAGGCTCCAGTGTGTTCTCAATGGCAGGTCtagtttgaatttaatttagtaCAAAACAGGTTTAGTATGTGTAGGACTGGTATGGTTACTGATAATTTGGGGAATATTGTGTACTGTGAGAAGAGATGTCAGTACTTCACTGAGAAAAGGGACTGCTCATGTACTACCCAAACCATGTCTATGTTCAAAGGCTGATTTACAGAGTTTATCAAAGTTCAAATAGGTTCTTATTGTGAGTAAtgcaggtttttgttgtttgtttttgactcatTCAGTAAATTCAGAACTTCATATTACTCACAAAAAATCTTAAAGAACTTTTCTACATAAGCAATGGTCCACAAGAAATTATTGTGATGTggaaactgaaaaaacaaacaaaaagcaggtCCTCTCACTATCTATAAAttcttaaatgtgtgtgtgtgtgtgtgtgtgtttgcatgcttatAGACTCTGAAGACAAAGCACACAGCATTCTGTAGTGACAGTGCATAATAGTTCAAAGTATATttaccaataaaacaaatttgatacaatgaataaaatattaagtacACAGGACATCATAAGACAgtgcaaacataaaatatatcaaGCTATGAAAAAGTAATGCAAAAATTTGTATGTGCGCAAGCTTTGTGGTGATTAACTCtataaactgtattttaaaactataaactTAGAAAGAGGAGTTTGAGAATAAGAGTGAGGGGATagtatgtctgtttgtttctctcctctacatcagactccaccccctttGCTTtataatgagcatgtgtgtctccTATATGGTTTCACAGATGCAGCATCATGGTCAGTGTGGGGTTgtgggatacattacaaaagaagaaacaacCAGAGTCCTCACAGGTCAAAGGACATGATGgcactgtgtgtggttttgtatgtCTCTGTAAAGCTGGTGATGTGAACTTGAAAAGAAACATAAGAGCTCTGGCCAAGTTCATTTGTTCCCAGTTCCTCTCTGCTGGGTGGACATTAGGGTCTGGAGTACTGAAGTAATGCTGTGAGAGttctggagtcagtgtgtgtccacagtggtaGTGGAGATCTAGGTGTagagttgtcagtgtgtgctgggaggtcaATGGTGTTTCCATAGAGACAAGGATGCTCAGTTTGTGTTTTCCCTTTACTGTACTTCCTCTCACTAAAGGTGAGTGACATGAAACTGTACATATATGTGCTaatctaaaaatgttattaaagtgAGTTGAATCATTCAAGATTTATTTGGCTGAATTAGAATCATAACCTGGCTGGTCTTAGAATgaaaaaatatgattaaatggTCCAGAATGCAAAAAGACTATCTTTGCATGAATTAAAGtttattaatcaaaaataaatcaaaaagtcaaaagatgttatttcagaaaatgaaaagacaggTTGGGgaaaatgaagggaaaaaagaaatacaaaataaattggtAAAAAGAGCTGGGAAAAGTTAAAGAGTAGGGCTAATTTTGTTGGAGCGCTTGGCACAGGACAAGGTGCTTTTTATAGCCTGCCATGCTCGTCTGAAGAAGATGCGTACTCTCTTCAACCTCTTGCATTCTGAGcctttatatttgaaataaaagtagAACTTTTAAACTGGTGTCCATGGAGTGGATGTATGTAAACTCTGATTATTGATGTGGTGCTTTGATGCTACTCACCAGCTGGGGTGTTCTCCACTTTGACTGCCTCTGTAATAGATTCCCCTACTCCACCCAGATCCTCTCTTACATCTacagatgtttatttttcccaaaaatcaatacaaatgcaattacataataaagtacaggcacatatttaaagtgaacaaAGATCATATCCTACTGTGTGTTCTTAATGGAAAGCTAGATTTATGCAAGAAAGTACATCTGCACCTTCTACATGGGCGCTGTGGTCCAAAGAGCAAATCTCTTCCGTTGACTCTATGATCATAAAGTGTTCAGCAGTTCTGCTCCGGACGGTACGAACCTCCTTACAGTCCTGCTGTTTCTTGggtgagaaatgagaaataatcaGTGATGAATTGTAAAGGAAATGAATCATCCATTGACCCCACCTGGGCAGTGGAAACTCCACTAATGGACAGCATATTTTGGATTGCCATCTGTACAAGTCAGGGAAATGTgaaggcaaaataaataaaactgtggaTGCATTAAAAAGATGTAGACACTTACACTTTCTCCCAGATTTGAACAGTAATGTTGCTTAAACCAAGCAATGGGAGCAGGGTATCTATGACTCTTCTGGCTTCTGGTGATAATATTAGTAATTAAGTTGTCCCTTGGCATCTAGAAAGGGCAGAAGAAAGCTCTATTGTCACTGAACGATAATAAAGCTGtttactttcttttaaaaagtttgcatgtgtttttggacattaaaaaaaaaactttaatttttaaGAATTAAAGATTTATTCCTAAGAAGTaattgaatttgaaatgaaaattaggCTTTGATTACAACACAATTTTCTATAAAACAAGGcttattttacatgcatttgtgcACAGGATTACCTTTGTACCCCAGTTTCATATCTCTATATGGAAATGAAAAATCAGAGCCTGTAGactttaaatatgtatatacagttaTTATGTAACAGAACAAATGGCCACCCGTAGCTCAATTTCTTCtacaaatgttaataaatgtgaaacaaagGTTGTCCGTTGTGCGACAGTGCATAATGGCCACACTCGTGGTCTTGCAGAGGCTTTTCTAAAACAAGCCCATAAGTCACTTTCCCTTGTCTCAGTCAACGTATTTCATCTAATGGAGTTCGGTTACCCGAATATTTTCAGCTACGTCCCCTTTTATTTATCAAGGTTTCCTTTTGTTAGTTCACTCTCTACTCACTTATTCcgcatttttaaatatgtgtgcGGTCCGTGAAATTAAACAGCtgtgacggcccgagtgccgcaggtcCCACAAACTCCCACAAACTCCCTTGACgtagacagacgtttattagaCGAACACGAATAACGAACACAGTGGCGCTCACACCAAACAGGCAAAATGAACATGTGCAGCATTGAACACAGCTTACAAACATAAAGTGCACCACGTACGTGAACATTAGCGAACACAGACCGACAGGGATATACACACCAACCggggtttaaacacacacagacattaggAGAATAACgcggtgcaggtgtgtgtgactacaTAGTCGTGGTTTCACACAAGAccatgaactcccactgcaggcagcgggccgtaccacgtgactagtGGGGCGGGGAGCTCACTATCAGCCCACTAATTAGTTCTCCGTTCAGTCAAAAGTTCTCcatcattaaaatgtgtgttctcaTTTTAAATTCGCATATTGGCTACATGTTTATAATACGATTCCCTTATCAAATATTTAGTTTCTAATTTAGGAAAAAAACTGCCTTTGTAGATAAAACTAAATTCTACTTACGTTTTGTTTTCGTTTCTCAGTACCTCTTATGCGTGAAGAATTGTTTGTAGTCTCTGTTGATGTTTTGTCTAAAATGATCGTCATCGGCAAATCCACTCAA
Protein-coding sequences here:
- the LOC118241879 gene encoding uncharacterized protein LOC118241879, translating into MVQCSRVCGEASSISVLQVSFSHRMAVPSWSDKGNMSQRETPDSQSPVSGRKWTAVFTQLKAVLPEVTDNPLHTHQPGDWVLIKDFRRKRWSQPRWRGPFQVLLTTQNRMALDMLLAKEGGVCSMIGDHCCTYIPPSDAPGGNISMALDHMSKIADQLRAEEAGVRPWDWKRGSLFSMWKSIVIMILPSILLLALIICCGPLLCQCMLSTIRMNMDTRYQLIQVTKEDLDEDNTLYLHTVFSDN